One window of the Eucalyptus grandis isolate ANBG69807.140 chromosome 6, ASM1654582v1, whole genome shotgun sequence genome contains the following:
- the LOC104451682 gene encoding uncharacterized protein LOC104451682, which produces MASSIETSKISGHFRSISLPSRSHPLTTTAEEHLSRLRSSEVASSSSSASQSLGELKSLYDCVDDLLQLPLTQQVLSHLRSPAEESLDLSLMHLDVCRNVREAFSQTKECIQELKSSLRRRKEGDSSFAVEVEAYINSRKKLNKVIGKYMRNLKKEGSKKASHNEATLSILTEAGEISVSIFGSLLAFLDLTSASTKPRGWSRVSKLLGPKRIPCDGGKETNEVQGLDALVLSLRSSKDINNQVGDLSKRLKELEASIQEIEDELECIFRRLVKLRVSLLNIVNH; this is translated from the coding sequence ATGGCTTCATCAATTGAGACCTCGAAAATTAGTGGCCATTTCCGATCAATCAGCTTGCCTTCTAGGAGCCACCCTCTCACGACAACTGCAGAGGAGCATTTGTCTAGGCTCAGATCATCAGAAGTGGCGTCCTCGTCCTCATCGGCATCCCAAAGTTTGGGAGAACTCAAGAGCTTGTATGACTGCGTCGATGACTTGCTTCAGTTGCCTCTCACTCAACAGGTTCTTTCCCACTTGAGAAGTCCCGCCGAAGAGTCGTTGGACCTTTCTCTCATGCACCTAGACGTTTGCAGGAACGTGAGGGAAGCTTTCTCACAGACGAAGGAATGTATCCAGGAGCTCAAATCATCTttgagaagaaggaaagaaggagaTTCCAGCTTTGCCGTAGAGGTAGAAGCATACATCAACTCTAGAAAAAAGTTGAACAAAGTAATCGGCAAGTAcatgagaaatttgaagaaggaaggCTCCAAGAAGGCCTCTCACAATGAAGCTACCCTCAGCATACTAACTGAAGCTGGAGAGATCAGCGTTTCCATATTCGGGTCCCTTTTAGCTTTCCTTGATCTGACAAGTGCAAGCACCAAGCCGAGAGGCTGGTCCCGAGTGTCGAAACTGCTGGGACCTAAACGCATCCCATGTGACGGAGGAAAGGAAACCAATGAAGTGCAAGGCTTGGATGCCCTCGTGCTCTCCCTCAGATCAAGCAAAGACATCAATAATCAAGTAGGCGATCTGTCAAAGCGATTGAAGGAACTAGAGGCGAgcattcaagaaattgaggatgagTTGGAATGCATTTTCAGGCGCCTGGTGAAATTGAGGGTTTCCCTTCTCAACATTGTTAACCACTAG